A single Campylobacter hyointestinalis subsp. hyointestinalis DNA region contains:
- the rpsG gene encoding 30S ribosomal protein S7: MRRRKAPVREVMPDPIYGNKVITKFINSLMYDGKKSVATEIMYGALRTIDAKGGELKGINVFNDAIDNVKPIMEVKSRRVGGATYQVPVEVRPARQQALAIRWIIGFARKRSERTMMEKLAAELLDAANSKGASFKKKEDTYKMAEANKAFAHYRW; this comes from the coding sequence ATGAGAAGAAGAAAAGCCCCTGTTAGGGAAGTAATGCCTGATCCAATTTATGGCAATAAAGTTATAACTAAATTTATTAATTCACTTATGTATGATGGTAAAAAAAGTGTTGCTACAGAGATAATGTACGGTGCACTTAGAACTATCGATGCAAAAGGCGGTGAGCTAAAAGGTATAAATGTTTTTAACGACGCTATTGATAACGTAAAACCGATCATGGAAGTTAAATCACGCCGTGTAGGCGGTGCTACATATCAAGTACCAGTAGAAGTTCGCCCAGCACGCCAACAAGCTCTAGCTATTCGCTGGATCATAGGCTTTGCTAGAAAAAGAAGCGAAAGAACTATGATGGAAAAACTAGCAGCAGAGCTACTTGATGCAGCAAACAGTAAGGGCGCATCATTTAAGAAAAAAGAAGATACTTACAAAATGGCTGAGGCAAATAAAGCATTTGCTCATTATCGCTGGTAA
- the rpsL gene encoding 30S ribosomal protein S12, with protein sequence MPTINQLVRKERKKVIVKSKSPALKECPQRRGVCTRVYTTTPKKPNSALRKVAKVRLTSGFEVISYIGGEGHNLQEHSIVLVRGGRVRDLPGVKYHIVRGALDTAGVAKRTVSRSKYGAKRPKEAKK encoded by the coding sequence GTGCCAACCATTAATCAATTGGTCAGAAAAGAACGCAAAAAAGTGATTGTAAAATCTAAATCACCAGCGTTAAAAGAGTGCCCTCAAAGAAGAGGAGTTTGCACCAGAGTTTATACAACAACTCCTAAAAAACCAAACTCAGCTTTGAGAAAAGTTGCCAAAGTAAGGCTAACAAGTGGATTTGAAGTTATCAGCTATATAGGCGGTGAAGGTCACAATCTACAAGAGCACAGTATCGTGCTAGTGCGTGGTGGTAGGGTAAGAGACTTACCAGGTGTTAAATATCATATTGTCCGTGGTGCGCTTGATACAGCGGGCGTGGCAAAAAGAACTGTTTCACGCTCTAAATATGGTGCTAAACGCCCAAAAGAAGCTAAAAAGTAA
- the rpoC gene encoding DNA-directed RNA polymerase subunit beta': MSELKPIEIKEDAKPRDFEAFRLRLASPERIKAWSHGEVKKPETINYRTLKPERDGLFCAKIFGPIRDYECLCGKYKKMRYKGIKCEKCGVEVTSSKVRRSRMGHIELVTPVAHIWYVNSLPSRIGTLLGIKMKDLERVLYYEAYIVEQPGDAYYDNENSKKVELYDVLNEEQYVLLEQKFGESGFKARMGGEVIRDLLANLDLVAILEQLKIEVESTNSEAKKKTIVKRLKVAENFLNSGNRPEWMMITNLPVLPPDLRPLVSLDGGKFAVSDVNDLYRRVINRNARLKRLMELDAPEIIIRNEKRMLQESVDALFDNGRRANAVKGANKRPLKSLSEIIKGKQGRFRQNLLGKRVDFSGRSVIVVGPKLRMDQCGLPKKMALELFKPHLLARLEEKGYATTVKQAKKMIEDKTNEVWECLEEVVDGHPIMLNRAPTLHKMSIQAFHPVLIEGKAIQLHPLVCSAFNADFDGDQMAVHVPLSQEAIAECKVLMLSSMNILLPASGKAVTVPSQDMVLGIYYLSLEKEEAKGANKIFASVDEVMISVEAHYLDLHAKIKTIVGGRAVFTTAGRLIIKSILPDLKENSVPESMWNKIMKKKDIANLVDYVYKNGGLEVTASFLDRLKNLGFRYATKAGVSISVADIIIPESKYSYVNEAKKKVREIQNQYGSGLLTDSERYNKIVDIWTDTNNKVAAEMMKLIKTDKNGFNSIYMMADSGARGSAAQIRQLAGMRGLMAKPDGSIIETPITSNFREGLNVLEYFISTHGARKGLADTALKTANAGYLTRKLIDVAQNVKVTMDDCGTHEGVEITEITESGELIESLEERVLGRVLSDDVIDPITNEVLFTEGTLIDEAKARTITDAGIKSVSIRTPITCKAGKGVCAKCYGINLGEGKLVKPGEAVGIISAQSIGEPGTQLTLRTFHIGGTASTEQQDRQVIAQKEGFIRYYNLNTYENKGKMIVTNRRNAAILLVEPKIKAPFDASINIEVAHEDVSIILTGKDNEIKYVLRKHDLAKPNELAGVSGKVEGKLYIPYVKGDMVKENESVVEVIKEGWNIPNRIPFASEVKVADGDPVTQTITAGAKGILKFYILKGDYLERIKNIKKGYTVTEKGLFVVIADDDDREAERHYIPRGSIIEFNDSDSVVAKDVIVKPHSDEKLVIAEWDPYSTPVIAEEGGIVAYEDIEPGYSVAEQYDEATGQSRLVINEYLPSGVKPTIVISTKNGKLIRYQLEPKTAIFVTDGQSVDQADILAKTPKAVAKSKDITGGLPRVSELFEARRPKNTAIIAEIDGVVRFDKPLRSKERLIIDAKDGTSTEYLIDKSRQIQVRDGEFVHAGEKLTDGLVSSHDILRILGEKALHYYLISEIQQVYRSQGVAISDKHIEIIVSQMLRQVKIVDSGHTNFIIGDMVSRRKFREENKRIMKMGGEPAIAEPVLLGVTRAAIGSDSVISAASFQETTKVLTEASIAAKFDYLEDLKENVILGRMIPVGTGLYQDRKVKIRTN, from the coding sequence ATGAGTGAGTTAAAACCTATTGAGATAAAAGAAGACGCAAAACCAAGAGATTTTGAAGCTTTTAGATTAAGACTTGCAAGTCCAGAGCGTATAAAAGCATGGAGTCACGGTGAAGTTAAAAAACCTGAAACTATAAATTATCGTACTTTAAAACCTGAGCGTGATGGTCTATTTTGTGCCAAGATTTTTGGTCCTATAAGAGATTATGAATGCTTATGTGGGAAGTATAAAAAGATGCGCTATAAAGGCATCAAATGCGAGAAGTGCGGCGTGGAAGTTACTAGTTCAAAAGTTCGTCGCTCACGTATGGGTCACATCGAGCTCGTAACTCCTGTAGCTCATATATGGTATGTAAATTCGCTTCCGAGCCGTATCGGTACTCTTCTTGGTATCAAGATGAAAGATTTGGAGCGTGTATTATACTATGAAGCTTATATAGTAGAGCAACCAGGCGATGCTTATTATGATAATGAAAACAGTAAAAAAGTCGAACTTTATGATGTTTTAAATGAAGAACAATATGTCCTTTTAGAGCAAAAATTCGGTGAAAGCGGTTTTAAAGCTCGAATGGGCGGAGAAGTAATACGTGATCTACTTGCAAATTTAGATCTAGTAGCTATACTAGAACAATTAAAAATAGAAGTAGAAAGCACAAATAGTGAAGCTAAGAAAAAAACCATAGTAAAACGTTTAAAAGTAGCTGAAAACTTTTTAAATTCAGGCAATCGCCCTGAATGGATGATGATAACAAATTTACCTGTTTTACCACCAGATTTAAGACCTCTTGTTAGCCTTGATGGCGGTAAATTTGCTGTTTCTGATGTAAATGATCTATATCGCCGTGTTATAAATAGAAATGCACGTTTAAAAAGACTTATGGAACTTGACGCGCCAGAGATTATTATCCGTAATGAAAAAAGAATGCTTCAAGAATCAGTAGATGCTTTGTTTGACAACGGCAGACGTGCAAATGCGGTAAAAGGTGCAAATAAAAGACCGCTTAAATCACTTTCTGAGATCATAAAAGGAAAGCAAGGTCGTTTCCGTCAAAATCTACTTGGTAAGCGTGTCGATTTTTCAGGTCGTTCTGTTATCGTAGTAGGACCAAAGCTTAGAATGGATCAATGTGGTCTTCCTAAAAAAATGGCTCTTGAGTTATTTAAACCGCATCTTTTAGCTCGTCTTGAAGAAAAAGGCTATGCGACTACAGTCAAACAAGCTAAAAAAATGATAGAAGACAAGACAAATGAGGTTTGGGAATGTCTTGAAGAGGTAGTTGATGGCCATCCGATCATGCTAAACCGTGCGCCGACTCTACATAAAATGTCTATTCAAGCATTTCACCCAGTTCTTATAGAAGGTAAAGCTATCCAGCTTCATCCTCTTGTTTGTTCAGCGTTCAACGCGGACTTCGACGGCGATCAAATGGCTGTTCATGTTCCACTTTCTCAAGAAGCGATTGCTGAATGCAAAGTCCTTATGCTAAGCTCTATGAATATTTTGCTTCCTGCAAGCGGTAAAGCTGTAACTGTTCCTAGCCAAGATATGGTTTTGGGAATTTATTATCTAAGTCTTGAAAAAGAAGAAGCTAAAGGTGCAAATAAAATTTTTGCAAGCGTTGATGAGGTAATGATATCTGTTGAGGCTCACTATCTGGATCTGCATGCAAAGATCAAAACTATTGTTGGAGGAAGAGCTGTATTTACGACTGCTGGACGTCTTATCATAAAATCAATTTTACCAGATCTCAAAGAAAACTCTGTTCCAGAATCAATGTGGAATAAGATAATGAAGAAAAAAGATATAGCAAATTTGGTTGATTACGTCTATAAAAACGGCGGCTTAGAAGTAACTGCTAGCTTCCTTGATAGACTTAAAAATTTAGGTTTTAGATATGCGACTAAAGCAGGTGTTAGTATTTCGGTCGCTGATATTATCATTCCTGAAAGTAAATATAGCTATGTAAATGAAGCCAAGAAAAAAGTTAGAGAAATTCAAAACCAATACGGCTCAGGTTTGCTAACTGATTCAGAGAGATATAATAAGATCGTTGATATCTGGACAGATACGAATAACAAAGTTGCGGCTGAAATGATGAAACTCATCAAAACAGACAAAAATGGATTTAACTCTATTTATATGATGGCAGACTCTGGAGCAAGAGGTAGCGCAGCTCAAATTCGTCAGCTTGCTGGTATGCGTGGACTTATGGCAAAACCTGATGGTTCGATCATTGAGACTCCTATTACATCGAATTTCCGTGAGGGACTAAACGTGCTTGAGTATTTCATCTCAACCCATGGTGCTAGAAAAGGTCTTGCTGATACTGCGCTTAAAACTGCGAATGCTGGATATTTGACAAGAAAACTAATCGACGTAGCGCAAAACGTTAAAGTTACTATGGATGATTGCGGAACGCATGAAGGCGTTGAGATAACAGAGATAACAGAAAGCGGAGAGCTTATAGAAAGTCTTGAAGAGAGAGTTTTAGGACGTGTTTTAAGTGATGATGTTATAGATCCTATAACAAATGAAGTTTTATTCACAGAAGGAACTTTAATAGATGAAGCAAAAGCTAGAACTATCACTGATGCTGGTATCAAATCAGTAAGTATAAGAACTCCTATAACTTGTAAAGCAGGTAAAGGTGTATGTGCAAAATGTTACGGTATTAACCTTGGTGAGGGCAAACTAGTAAAACCAGGAGAGGCAGTTGGTATCATCTCTGCTCAATCAATCGGTGAACCTGGTACTCAGCTTACTCTAAGAACATTCCACATCGGCGGTACTGCTTCTACAGAGCAACAAGATCGTCAAGTTATAGCACAAAAAGAAGGTTTTATAAGATATTACAACCTAAATACTTATGAAAATAAAGGCAAGATGATAGTTACAAATCGTCGTAATGCCGCTATTTTGCTTGTTGAACCAAAAATCAAAGCACCGTTTGATGCAAGTATAAATATCGAAGTAGCCCACGAGGACGTAAGTATTATATTAACCGGAAAAGATAACGAGATAAAATACGTTCTTAGAAAACACGACTTAGCTAAGCCAAATGAACTAGCTGGAGTTAGTGGTAAAGTTGAAGGAAAGCTATATATTCCTTATGTTAAAGGCGATATGGTAAAAGAGAACGAAAGCGTAGTAGAAGTCATTAAAGAGGGATGGAATATACCAAACCGTATTCCGTTTGCTAGCGAAGTAAAAGTTGCCGATGGCGACCCTGTTACGCAAACCATAACAGCCGGAGCTAAAGGTATACTTAAATTTTATATTCTCAAAGGCGACTATCTAGAGAGAATCAAAAATATTAAAAAAGGCTATACCGTAACTGAAAAAGGTCTATTTGTCGTTATCGCAGATGATGACGACAGAGAAGCGGAGCGTCATTATATCCCTAGAGGTAGCATTATCGAATTTAACGATAGTGATAGTGTTGTCGCAAAAGATGTAATTGTAAAACCACATAGCGACGAAAAGCTAGTGATAGCAGAGTGGGATCCATATTCAACTCCGGTTATTGCCGAAGAAGGCGGTATAGTTGCTTATGAAGATATAGAGCCTGGATATAGCGTCGCAGAGCAATATGATGAAGCAACAGGTCAAAGTCGTCTAGTCATAAACGAGTACCTTCCAAGCGGTGTCAAACCAACCATAGTTATATCGACTAAAAATGGAAAATTGATCCGTTATCAACTAGAGCCAAAAACAGCTATTTTCGTAACTGATGGTCAAAGCGTTGATCAAGCCGATATTTTAGCAAAAACACCAAAAGCGGTTGCAAAATCAAAAGATATCACCGGAGGTCTTCCTAGGGTATCAGAGCTATTTGAAGCAAGGCGTCCAAAAAATACTGCTATCATAGCCGAGATCGACGGAGTAGTAAGGTTTGACAAACCGCTTCGTTCAAAAGAACGCCTTATCATAGATGCAAAAGACGGCACAAGCACAGAATATTTGATAGATAAATCACGTCAAATTCAAGTAAGAGATGGAGAGTTTGTGCATGCAGGTGAGAAATTAACCGATGGTTTGGTAAGTAGCCACGATATCTTAAGGATTTTGGGTGAAAAAGCTCTTCACTATTACCTTATAAGTGAGATACAACAAGTTTATCGTTCTCAAGGTGTTGCTATTAGCGATAAACACATTGAGATCATTGTTTCTCAAATGTTAAGACAAGTAAAGATCGTAGATAGCGGACATACAAACTTCATTATCGGAGATATGGTAAGCAGACGTAAATTTAGAGAAGAAAATAAACGTATCATGAAAATGGGCGGAGAGCCAGCTATTGCTGAGCCTGTACTTCTTGGTGTTACAAGAGCCGCTATAGGAAGTGATAGCGTTATCTCGGCAGCTTCTTTCCAAGAGACTACAAAAGTTTTAACAGAAGCAAGTATCGCTGCTAAATTTGACTATCTTGAAGATCTAAAAGAAAATGTTATTTTAGGTCGTATGATACCAGTGGGTACTGGACTTTATCAAGATAGAAAAGTTAAGATCAGAACAAACTAA
- the rpoB gene encoding DNA-directed RNA polymerase subunit beta has product MLNSLYSGNRLRVDFSNVTKEIDVPNLLQLQKKSFDHFLNLDNSQYESGIEKVFKSIFPIHDPQNRLTLEYVSSEISKPRYTIRECMERGLTYSVNLKMKIRLIVHDRDEKTGEKIGVKDIKEQEIFVREIPLMTDRISFIINGVERVVVNQLHRSPGVIFKEEESPTVVNKLIYTAQIIPDRGSWLYFEYDTKDVLYVRINKRRKVPITILFRALGYKKQDIVKLFYPIQTLYIKNNKFLTPFNPDDFMGRVDYDIKDENGNILHQAGKRLTKKKADKLIEDGLKWVEYPAEVLVNRYLANPIIDKESGEVIYDALTQLDENKLAKIVAEEETIEIANDLASGVDDAIINSFLQDYETLKLLKQTEDIEDENDLAAIRIYKVMRPGEPVVKEAARTFVNDLFFNPERYDLTKVGRMKMNHKLGLSVPEYVTTLTNEDIIKTAKYLIKVKNGQGHIDDRDHLGNRRIRSIGELLANELHLGFVKMQKAIRDKFTSLSNNVDELMPYDLVNPKMITTTIMEFFTGGQLSQFMDQTNPLSEVTHKRRLSALGEGGLVKERAGFEVRDVHPTHYGRICPVETPEGQNIGLINTLSTYAKVNDLGFVEAPYRKVENGKVTNEIVYLTATQEEGHIIAPASTILDENDMIKEDLIEVRQDGEMLLAKREDVTLIDLCSGMVMGVAASLIPFLEHDDANRALMGSNMQRQAVPLLKATAPIVGTGMEAIVARDAWEAIKAKRPGVVEKVDNRNIFILGEDENGPYIDQYTMEKNLRTNQNTTFGQHPIVRKGDEIKAGQIIADGPSMEEGELAIGKNALIAFMPWNGYNYEDAIVMSERMIRQDAFTSVHVYEKEIEARELKDGVEEITRDIPNMKEEDLIHLDESGIVKIGTHVKPGMILVGKVSPKGEVKPTPEERLLRAIFGEKAGHVVNKSLYAGASLEGVVIDVKIFTKKGYEKDARSFKAYEDEKNMLEKEHHDRLLMLDREEMLRITALLSKNPLDSELEIGNKTYKKGDVVKRTDLDNVNRFTLNTYVKSFSKEIQKTYEDMKTYFQNEKKKLKDEHDAKLEILEKDDILPSGVVKLVKVYIATKRKLKVGDKMAGRHGNKGIVSNIVPDVDMPYLPNGRTVDIVLNPLGVPSRMNIGQILESHLGLVGMRLGEQITEIFEAKKGEWLKELRAKMIEIADVSRLMDAKSILSKISDEKLIDYARDWSNGVRFATPIFEGVKADEFKKLFEMAKIDMDGKTELYDGRTGSKMEERVNVGCMYMLKLHHLVDEKVHARSTGPYSLVTQQPVGGKALSGGQRFGEMEVWALEAYGAAHTLREMLTVKSDDVEGRLAAYKALTRGENVPSTGIPETFFVLTNELKSLALDVEIYDEDENNE; this is encoded by the coding sequence ATGCTAAATAGCCTATATTCTGGAAATCGTCTCAGAGTTGATTTTTCTAATGTTACAAAAGAGATTGATGTTCCAAATTTATTACAATTACAAAAAAAGAGTTTTGATCATTTTTTAAATCTTGATAATTCACAATACGAAAGTGGAATTGAAAAAGTATTTAAATCAATATTTCCTATTCATGATCCGCAAAATAGACTTACATTAGAATATGTTAGTAGTGAGATTAGCAAACCTAGATACACCATAAGAGAGTGTATGGAAAGAGGTCTTACTTACTCTGTAAATTTAAAAATGAAAATTAGGTTGATCGTACACGATAGAGACGAGAAAACCGGTGAAAAAATTGGCGTAAAAGATATAAAAGAACAAGAAATTTTTGTACGCGAAATTCCTCTTATGACTGATAGGATTTCATTTATAATAAACGGCGTTGAGAGAGTTGTCGTAAATCAACTCCATAGAAGCCCTGGCGTTATCTTTAAAGAAGAAGAGAGTCCGACTGTAGTAAATAAACTGATTTATACAGCTCAAATTATACCTGATCGTGGTAGTTGGTTGTATTTTGAATATGATACGAAAGATGTTTTATATGTTCGTATAAATAAAAGAAGAAAAGTCCCTATAACCATTTTATTCAGAGCCTTAGGATATAAAAAGCAAGATATAGTTAAATTATTTTATCCTATACAAACATTATATATAAAAAATAATAAATTTTTAACTCCATTTAATCCAGATGATTTTATGGGCAGAGTTGATTATGATATAAAAGATGAAAATGGAAATATTCTACATCAAGCTGGAAAGAGACTAACAAAGAAAAAAGCCGATAAACTCATAGAAGACGGGCTTAAATGGGTAGAATATCCAGCAGAAGTTTTAGTAAATAGATATTTAGCAAATCCTATCATAGACAAAGAGAGTGGGGAAGTTATTTATGATGCCCTTACTCAGTTGGACGAAAATAAACTTGCTAAAATAGTAGCTGAAGAAGAGACTATTGAGATAGCAAACGATCTTGCAAGTGGCGTTGATGATGCTATTATAAATTCATTTTTACAAGATTATGAAACATTAAAGTTGCTAAAACAAACAGAAGATATAGAAGATGAAAATGATTTGGCGGCTATTAGAATTTACAAGGTTATGAGACCTGGCGAGCCTGTAGTTAAAGAAGCGGCGCGTACTTTTGTAAATGATCTATTTTTTAATCCAGAAAGATATGACTTAACAAAAGTTGGTCGTATGAAGATGAATCATAAATTAGGATTAAGTGTTCCAGAATACGTGACTACATTGACAAATGAAGACATTATAAAAACTGCAAAATATCTGATAAAAGTCAAAAACGGTCAAGGTCATATAGATGATAGAGACCATCTCGGAAATAGACGTATTAGATCTATCGGCGAACTTTTAGCTAATGAACTTCATTTAGGCTTTGTAAAAATGCAAAAAGCTATCAGAGATAAATTTACAAGTCTTAGTAATAACGTAGATGAGCTTATGCCTTATGATTTAGTAAATCCTAAAATGATAACTACGACTATTATGGAGTTTTTCACAGGCGGTCAATTAAGTCAATTCATGGATCAAACAAATCCGCTTAGCGAAGTTACTCATAAACGTCGTTTATCTGCACTTGGTGAGGGTGGTTTGGTAAAAGAAAGAGCTGGATTTGAAGTACGTGACGTTCACCCGACTCACTACGGTAGAATTTGTCCTGTTGAAACCCCAGAAGGTCAAAATATCGGTCTTATAAATACTCTTTCTACATATGCTAAGGTAAATGATCTAGGATTTGTGGAAGCACCATATAGAAAAGTAGAAAACGGTAAAGTCACAAATGAGATCGTATACCTAACAGCTACTCAAGAAGAAGGACACATCATAGCTCCTGCTTCAACTATCTTAGATGAAAACGATATGATCAAAGAAGATCTTATCGAGGTAAGACAAGATGGAGAAATGCTACTTGCAAAAAGAGAAGACGTTACTTTAATCGATCTTTGTAGCGGTATGGTTATGGGTGTTGCAGCTTCATTGATCCCATTTTTGGAACATGATGATGCGAACCGTGCCCTTATGGGTTCAAACATGCAGCGTCAAGCAGTTCCTCTTCTAAAAGCTACTGCCCCTATAGTAGGAACAGGTATGGAAGCTATAGTTGCAAGAGATGCTTGGGAAGCTATAAAAGCAAAACGTCCTGGCGTAGTTGAAAAAGTTGACAATAGAAATATATTTATCTTAGGCGAAGATGAAAATGGTCCATATATCGATCAATATACTATGGAAAAAAATCTAAGAACCAACCAAAATACTACATTTGGACAACATCCTATCGTTAGAAAAGGCGATGAGATAAAAGCAGGACAGATAATAGCAGATGGTCCTAGTATGGAAGAAGGTGAGTTGGCTATCGGTAAAAATGCACTTATTGCATTTATGCCGTGGAATGGATACAACTACGAAGATGCTATCGTGATGAGCGAAAGAATGATCCGCCAAGATGCATTTACTAGCGTTCATGTTTATGAAAAAGAGATTGAAGCTAGAGAGTTAAAAGACGGTGTAGAAGAGATCACTAGAGATATACCAAATATGAAAGAAGAAGATCTGATCCATCTTGATGAAAGTGGTATAGTAAAGATAGGCACTCACGTCAAACCAGGAATGATCTTAGTAGGTAAAGTTTCACCAAAAGGAGAGGTAAAACCTACTCCTGAAGAGAGACTTCTTAGAGCTATATTTGGCGAAAAAGCAGGTCACGTAGTAAATAAATCATTGTACGCCGGCGCGAGTCTTGAAGGCGTTGTAATCGATGTTAAAATATTTACAAAAAAAGGCTATGAAAAAGACGCGAGATCGTTTAAAGCATACGAAGATGAAAAAAATATGCTTGAAAAGGAGCATCACGATAGACTTTTGATGCTTGATCGCGAAGAAATGCTTAGAATTACCGCTCTTCTTTCTAAAAATCCTTTGGATAGCGAGCTTGAAATAGGCAACAAAACATACAAAAAAGGCGACGTAGTAAAAAGAACAGATCTTGATAATGTAAATAGATTTACTCTAAATACTTACGTAAAATCTTTCTCAAAAGAAATTCAAAAAACATACGAAGATATGAAAACGTATTTTCAAAATGAGAAAAAGAAGCTTAAAGATGAGCATGATGCTAAGCTTGAGATATTAGAAAAAGATGATATTTTACCAAGTGGTGTCGTAAAACTAGTAAAAGTTTATATAGCCACTAAACGTAAATTAAAAGTCGGAGATAAGATGGCTGGACGTCACGGAAACAAAGGTATAGTTTCAAATATAGTTCCAGACGTTGATATGCCGTATCTTCCAAATGGACGCACGGTAGACATCGTACTAAATCCGTTAGGCGTTCCAAGCCGTATGAATATAGGTCAAATTCTAGAAAGCCACTTGGGTCTTGTTGGAATGAGACTAGGTGAGCAAATAACTGAAATTTTTGAAGCTAAAAAAGGTGAATGGCTTAAAGAGTTAAGAGCTAAGATGATAGAGATAGCAGACGTTTCACGTTTGATGGATGCTAAATCCATACTTAGTAAGATTAGCGATGAAAAATTGATAGATTATGCAAGAGATTGGTCAAATGGTGTTAGATTTGCTACTCCTATATTTGAGGGTGTTAAAGCTGATGAATTTAAAAAACTATTTGAAATGGCAAAGATCGATATGGACGGCAAAACAGAGCTTTATGATGGACGTACGGGTTCTAAAATGGAAGAGCGTGTAAATGTCGGTTGTATGTATATGCTAAAACTTCACCACTTAGTTGATGAAAAAGTCCATGCTAGAAGTACTGGACCATACTCGCTAGTTACGCAACAACCAGTTGGAGGTAAAGCTTTAAGTGGTGGTCAAAGATTTGGAGAGATGGAAGTTTGGGCGCTTGAAGCTTATGGTGCAGCTCATACACTAAGAGAGATGCTAACCGTAAAATCTGATGATGTTGAAGGTCGTTTGGCAGCTTATAAAGCTCTTACAAGAGGTGAAAATGTGCCAAGCACTGGTATCCCAGAGACTTTCTTTGTTTTAACAAATGAGCTAAAATCTCTAGCACTTGATGTTGAGATTTACGATGAGGATGAAAATAATGAGTGA
- the rplL gene encoding 50S ribosomal protein L7/L12, giving the protein MAITKEDVLDFISNLSVLELSELVKEFEEKFGVSAAPVMVAGAAGGAAAEAAEEKTEFNVVLLDSGDKKINVIKVVRALTGLGLKEAKDAVEGTPSVLKEGISKDEAEAAKKELEEAGAKVELK; this is encoded by the coding sequence ATGGCAATAACAAAAGAAGATGTTTTAGATTTTATTTCTAATCTTTCAGTATTAGAACTAAGTGAATTAGTAAAAGAATTCGAAGAAAAATTTGGTGTAAGTGCAGCTCCTGTTATGGTAGCTGGCGCTGCTGGTGGCGCTGCGGCTGAAGCAGCTGAAGAAAAAACTGAGTTTAACGTTGTTCTACTTGACTCTGGAGATAAGAAAATAAATGTTATTAAAGTTGTTAGAGCTCTTACAGGTCTTGGTCTTAAAGAGGCAAAAGATGCTGTTGAGGGAACTCCTTCAGTTCTTAAAGAAGGTATCAGCAAAGACGAAGCTGAAGCAGCTAAAAAAGAGCTTGAAGAAGCTGGCGCTAAAGTCGAACTTAAATAA
- the rplJ gene encoding 50S ribosomal protein L10 codes for MTRNEKAGIISSLEAEFKTSDAIVVCDYKGLSVKKLEALRIAAKELNVKVQVIKNTLANIALNNCGKSGMELKDTNIFVWGEDQLAVTKVVAKFEEKNADLFKIKTAHIDGEVASVSKVVALSKMPSRDELIAMLLQVWNAPIQNFTIGLNALKEKKEQTA; via the coding sequence GTGACTAGAAATGAAAAAGCTGGGATTATTTCAAGCCTTGAGGCTGAGTTTAAGACAAGTGATGCTATTGTTGTTTGTGATTATAAAGGTCTTAGCGTTAAAAAACTTGAAGCACTTAGAATAGCTGCTAAAGAACTTAACGTTAAAGTACAAGTTATCAAAAACACTCTTGCAAATATAGCTTTAAACAATTGTGGCAAATCTGGTATGGAGCTTAAAGATACAAATATTTTTGTATGGGGCGAAGATCAGTTAGCTGTTACTAAAGTTGTAGCTAAATTTGAAGAAAAAAATGCTGATCTTTTCAAGATAAAAACTGCACATATTGATGGTGAAGTTGCATCTGTTAGCAAAGTCGTTGCTCTTTCTAAAATGCCGTCTCGTGATGAGCTTATCGCGATGTTGTTGCAAGTTTGGAATGCACCGATACAAAACTTTACTATCGGCTTAAATGCCCTTAAAGAGAAAAAAGAACAAACAGCTTAA